A stretch of the Candidatus Caldatribacterium sp. genome encodes the following:
- a CDS encoding carbohydrate ABC transporter permease, whose translation MRRKDGVTVAIFVAIFVLLAVSLAPFVWNVMTSFKDKGEYFTYPPVFIPSSFDLEHYVQGLRLGGAKGIRDSFIIASLTTLLAVAFGSLAAYSLSRFRIGGENFAFWILSVRMMPPIASVLPLFLLFRFLRWLDTYQTLILTYSLVNLPFAVWMMKGFFDELPVELEEAALIDGCGRLGAFARVALPLVAPGLVATALFCFMFSWNEFLFALILGRSKVVPITVNIAGLIGGHEILWAEISAVSIVASAPIIVMAILLQRYLVRGLTLGAVKG comes from the coding sequence GTGAGGCGGAAAGATGGAGTGACGGTAGCGATTTTCGTGGCCATCTTTGTCCTCCTTGCGGTGAGTTTGGCTCCTTTTGTATGGAACGTGATGACTTCTTTCAAGGACAAGGGAGAGTACTTCACGTATCCCCCTGTTTTCATCCCTTCCTCCTTTGACCTTGAGCACTATGTCCAGGGGCTGCGGCTTGGAGGGGCAAAGGGTATCAGGGATAGCTTCATCATCGCCTCGCTCACCACCCTCCTTGCCGTTGCCTTCGGGTCCCTTGCGGCGTACTCTCTTTCCCGTTTCCGGATTGGGGGCGAGAACTTTGCCTTCTGGATTCTCTCGGTGCGGATGATGCCCCCTATCGCCTCGGTGCTCCCCCTCTTTCTCCTCTTTCGGTTCCTGCGCTGGCTCGACACCTACCAGACGCTCATTCTCACCTATTCGCTCGTGAACCTTCCCTTTGCGGTCTGGATGATGAAGGGGTTCTTTGACGAACTTCCGGTGGAGCTTGAGGAAGCGGCGCTCATCGATGGGTGCGGGAGGCTTGGGGCATTCGCCCGGGTGGCGTTACCTCTTGTGGCTCCGGGGCTTGTGGCCACGGCTCTCTTTTGCTTCATGTTTTCCTGGAATGAGTTCCTCTTTGCCCTCATTCTTGGGCGTTCCAAGGTTGTCCCCATCACGGTGAACATTGCCGGGCTCATCGGGGGGCACGAGATTCTCTGGGCGGAGATTTCGGCGGTTTCCATCGTGGCCAGCGCCCCCATCATCGTCATGGCCATTCTCCTCCAGCGCTACCTCGTGCGGGGCCTGACGCTTGGTGCGGTTAAAGGGTGA
- a CDS encoding sugar ABC transporter permease, with protein MRGLRKRDFWVAFLFVLPVVVILLSISIFPMIYSFYLSLCKWDIGMGGQRVFIGAGNYLKLFSDGRFFNSLKNTGRVLLFGVGTQFVLGLALALLLNRSFRGRSLVVTLFLLPMMISPVVVGCIWKIIYHYQYGPLNYLLNRLGFSSVNWLGSGSVSPYSIVLADIWEWTPFMVITLLAGLQAIPDDLYEAARVDGANRWQIFAGVVFPLLRPVVTIAILIRVMDAFKIFDLVALLTMGGPGQASESVAFYNYLTGFKYFSMGYASAMSYFQLAVIVAIANVFLRSWRGREVV; from the coding sequence ATGAGGGGTCTGCGGAAGCGGGATTTCTGGGTTGCATTCCTTTTCGTTCTTCCGGTGGTGGTCATTCTCCTCTCCATTTCCATCTTTCCCATGATTTACTCCTTCTACCTCAGTCTCTGCAAGTGGGACATCGGCATGGGTGGGCAGAGGGTTTTCATTGGGGCAGGAAACTACCTGAAACTCTTCTCCGATGGGCGTTTCTTCAACTCTCTCAAGAATACCGGTCGGGTGCTCCTTTTCGGCGTGGGAACACAGTTTGTCCTTGGTCTTGCCCTGGCCCTCCTTTTGAACCGGAGCTTCCGGGGGAGGAGCCTTGTGGTGACGCTCTTTCTCCTCCCCATGATGATTTCGCCTGTGGTCGTGGGATGCATCTGGAAAATCATCTACCACTACCAGTACGGTCCTCTGAACTACCTCCTCAACCGCCTTGGGTTCTCCTCGGTGAACTGGCTGGGAAGCGGCAGCGTCAGCCCCTACTCCATTGTCCTTGCGGATATCTGGGAGTGGACTCCCTTTATGGTCATCACCCTCCTTGCCGGGCTCCAGGCCATTCCCGACGACCTCTATGAAGCAGCCCGGGTGGATGGGGCGAACCGCTGGCAGATTTTTGCGGGGGTCGTTTTTCCTCTTCTGCGTCCCGTGGTTACCATCGCCATTCTCATTCGGGTTATGGATGCCTTCAAAATCTTCGACCTTGTGGCTTTGCTCACCATGGGCGGTCCGGGACAGGCCTCAGAGAGCGTGGCCTTCTACAACTACCTCACGGGGTTCAAGTACTTCAGCATGGGTTATGCATCAGCCATGAGCTACTTCCAGCTTGCGGTCATTGTGGCCATCGCCAATGTCTTTTTGCGGTCCTGGCGGGGGAGGGAAGTGGTGTGA